A genomic stretch from Candidatus Methylomirabilis tolerans includes:
- the argJ gene encoding bifunctional glutamate N-acetyltransferase/amino-acid acetyltransferase ArgJ codes for MRDIAGGITAIKGVRAAGVYCGIKRAKPVLSPAEGLDLALIVSDRSATVAGVTTNNRTKAAPVLLCERQLKGGRFSALVANSGNANACTGPQGARDAVQMRDRLARLIDRPAGEVFVASTGVIGKRLPLPKVLSGIREGYGCLSVTGGQEAARAIMTTDTSPKEAAVSFELDGKSVVIGGMAKGSGMIAPNLATMLCFVGTDARISSPLLRRVLRRTVGDTFNTMTVDGCMSTNDTVLLFANGMSDTPSLKAGTPQLALFEEALFQILSRLARMIMKDGEGATKLVRVEVKGSRTTRDAKVAARAVADSALVKTAFFGEDCNWGRIMAAIGASGIRFDPSRVEIALDTIPVVRQGVGLGAAAERQAAVRMRRSEFDLTIHLHEGTAEAVVLTTDLSEAYVRINAGYRS; via the coding sequence ATACGGGACATTGCAGGTGGGATCACGGCGATCAAGGGTGTCAGGGCCGCCGGTGTCTATTGCGGCATCAAACGGGCTAAGCCCGTCCTGAGCCCAGCCGAAGGGCTCGACCTCGCCCTCATTGTGTCGGATCGATCCGCCACCGTGGCTGGGGTTACGACGAATAATCGGACCAAGGCTGCACCGGTGCTCCTATGTGAGCGGCAATTAAAGGGCGGCAGATTCTCCGCGCTTGTGGCGAATAGCGGAAATGCCAATGCCTGTACCGGGCCTCAAGGCGCGCGGGACGCCGTGCAGATGCGTGATCGACTTGCCAGGCTCATTGACCGTCCGGCAGGCGAAGTCTTTGTTGCCTCCACTGGGGTGATCGGTAAGCGACTTCCACTCCCTAAGGTTCTCTCCGGAATCCGCGAGGGCTACGGGTGCCTCTCGGTCACGGGCGGCCAGGAGGCGGCCAGGGCTATCATGACTACCGATACCTCTCCAAAGGAAGCGGCGGTCAGCTTTGAGCTGGACGGGAAATCCGTCGTGATCGGTGGGATGGCGAAGGGATCCGGAATGATCGCGCCCAATCTGGCCACAATGCTCTGTTTTGTCGGTACTGACGCCCGGATTTCCTCCCCTCTTCTGCGCCGGGTTCTGCGCCGGACAGTCGGAGATACCTTCAACACCATGACCGTAGATGGCTGCATGAGTACGAACGACACCGTCTTGCTGTTTGCAAATGGGATGAGCGATACGCCGTCTCTGAAAGCCGGTACTCCGCAGTTGGCTCTATTTGAAGAAGCGCTCTTTCAGATTCTCTCTCGTCTGGCCCGAATGATTATGAAGGATGGAGAAGGGGCGACTAAACTCGTTCGGGTAGAGGTAAAAGGATCTCGGACGACGCGCGACGCCAAGGTTGCGGCGAGGGCGGTCGCCGACTCCGCCCTTGTCAAGACGGCCTTTTTCGGGGAGGATTGCAATTGGGGACGGATCATGGCCGCTATTGGCGCCTCGGGGATTCGATTCGACCCAAGCCGCGTGGAGATCGCGCTGGACACGATCCCGGTGGTCCGACAAGGAGTCGGCCTGGGAGCGGCGGCAGAGCGACAGGCGGCCGTACGAATGCGCCGTTCCGAGTTTGATCTGACCATTCATTTGCACGAAGGTACGGCAGAGGCGGTCGTCCTGACCACCGATCTGAGCGAAGCGTATGTGAGGATCAATGCTGGGTATCGGAGCTAG